Proteins from one Gossypium raimondii isolate GPD5lz chromosome 8, ASM2569854v1, whole genome shotgun sequence genomic window:
- the LOC105789979 gene encoding uncharacterized protein C24B11.05 — protein MEYEDQINRDIDSKYECLLFDLDDTLYPLTSGLSREVTKNIQEYMIKKLEMEEEKVPELCVSLYKQYGTTMAGLKAIGYNFDCNEFHDFVHGRLPYELLKPDPFLKTLLHSLPIRKVIFTNADKNHADMVLNRLGLEDCFEGIICFETLNPTNEDDSSADDSNTEIFDYYTCITCPDSQLELPSPKVVCKPLEKAYEQVFEMANINPQKTLFFDDSIRNIQTGKSMGLHTVWVGTSQETDSADYALESIHNIRQALPELWEAADEKVDNILHSREVPAETTVIA, from the exons ATGGAGTATGAAGATCAGATCAATCGGGACATTGATTCAAAATATGAATGTCTTTTATTTG ATTTAGATGACACTCTTTACCCTCTGACTTCTGGATTATCCAGGGAAGTTACCAAGAACATTCaag aatatatgattaaaaagcTTGAAATGGAGGAGGAAAAAGTTCCTGAATTATGTGTTTCTTTATACAAGCAATATGGCACAACAATGGCTGGTTTAAAG GCTATTGGCTACAACTTCGATTGCAATGAATTTCATGA CTTTGTTCATGGGAGATTGCCTTATGAATTGCTAAAACCAGACCCTTTTTTGAAGACTCTCTTGCATAGCCTGCCTATTCGGAAAGTT ATTTTCACGAATGCGGATAAGAACCATGCTGACATGGTGCTTAACAGGTTGGGGTTGGAGGATTGTTTTGAAGGGATTATATGCTTTGAGACCCTGAATCCCACAAACGAAGATGATTCTTCGGCTGATGATTCTAACACTGAAATTTTCGACTACTATACATGCATTACTTGTCCTGATTCCCAGCTTGAACTTCCAAGTCCTAAAGTTGTGTGCAAACCACTTGAAAAAGCATATGAACAAGTTTTTGAGATGGCCAACATCAACCCCCAGAAAACG TTGTTCTTTGATGACAGCATCCGAAATATTCAGACTGGTAAAAGTATGGGCCTTCATACCGTATGG GTGGGAACTTCTCAAGAAACTGACAGTGCGGATTATGCATTAGAGAGCATTCACAATATCAGGCAAGCATTGCCAGAGCTTTGGGAAGCAGCAGATGAGAAGGTTGACAACATTCTGCATTCCAGGGAGGTACCTGCCGAGACAACAGTTATAGCTTAG